The Nitrospira sp. genome contains a region encoding:
- the dnaN gene encoding DNA polymerase III subunit beta: MKVRIGREELLTGLQRVQGVVEKRNTMPILSNILLEAKHDGAEIVATDLELGMRGLYKASVLEAGGVTISARKLYEIIKELPSGEIELTSGENNWTTIQSGKSQFKVVGLPSGDYPALPSIEREGLTPLAGAGLLELIRKTLFAAGDNDARYILNGLLVSLTTTDKKTTLLRLVGTDGHRLAVAEREVGSPNAKPLAQDIKAIIPKKAAHEIRRLLEEGGDEEPLIGFTKNLMIFRKSGLLLTSRLMEGNYPNYQQVVPKESGKRIVVNRALLESALRRVSVLSKDKANAVKLSFAPGGMTLFSSNPDYGEATEELAARYEGEALHTGFNARYLLDALSVMDGESVSLQMDTALSPCLIQEPESPGFKCVVMPIKI, from the coding sequence ATGAAGGTACGCATCGGACGAGAGGAGTTACTGACGGGCCTGCAGCGGGTGCAGGGCGTCGTGGAAAAGCGGAACACCATGCCCATCCTCTCGAACATTCTGTTGGAAGCGAAGCACGACGGCGCGGAAATCGTGGCCACCGATCTGGAACTCGGCATGCGCGGGCTCTACAAAGCCTCCGTGTTGGAAGCCGGGGGCGTGACTATTTCCGCCCGCAAGCTGTACGAAATCATCAAGGAATTACCCAGCGGTGAGATCGAACTGACGTCAGGGGAGAACAACTGGACAACGATTCAGTCCGGGAAGAGCCAGTTCAAGGTCGTCGGCCTCCCGAGCGGCGACTACCCCGCGTTGCCGTCCATCGAACGCGAAGGGTTGACCCCGCTGGCCGGGGCCGGGCTGCTGGAATTGATCCGCAAGACATTGTTTGCCGCGGGAGACAATGATGCCCGCTATATTCTCAATGGCCTGCTCGTCAGCCTCACGACGACCGACAAGAAGACCACGCTGTTGCGCCTCGTCGGCACAGACGGCCACCGGTTGGCCGTCGCGGAGCGCGAGGTCGGCAGCCCGAATGCCAAGCCGCTGGCGCAGGACATCAAAGCGATCATCCCGAAAAAAGCGGCTCACGAGATCCGGCGACTCCTCGAAGAAGGTGGTGACGAGGAGCCGCTGATTGGATTCACCAAGAACCTCATGATTTTCCGCAAGAGCGGGTTGCTGCTGACCTCCCGCCTCATGGAGGGGAACTATCCGAATTACCAGCAGGTGGTGCCGAAGGAAAGCGGCAAGCGCATTGTGGTGAATCGAGCCTTGCTGGAAAGCGCGTTGCGCCGGGTGTCGGTGCTGTCGAAGGATAAGGCCAATGCCGTCAAGCTTTCGTTTGCTCCGGGTGGCATGACACTGTTCTCCAGCAATCCGGACTATGGTGAAGCGACCGAAGAACTGGCGGCGCGGTACGAGGGCGAGGCGCTGCATACCGGCTTCAACGCCCGCTACCTCCTGGACGCGCTGAGCGTCATGGACGGAGAATCGGTGTCGCTGCAAATGGATACGGCCTTGAGCCCCTGTCTGATTCAGGAGCCCGAGAGTCCTGGCTTCAAATGCGTGGTGATGCCGATCAAGATCTGA